The DNA region AATCCATCGCTTTATCGATCCAGACATCGAGGGGAATGTCTATCCTTTCGGGAAATTCCATCGCCATCGCTCACCTTTACGTTTGTTGTTGAGCCACCGGTAGGGTTTCGTTCCCGCCACTGTTTTCGACCTGGCCCGCCTCGGCGAGTTTTGCGAGCAGTGAACCGGCAACGATCACTCCGACCAGATGATCTTTCTCATTGACCACGGCCAGGGGATATGGGTTGTTGGCCAGCAGGGCAAAGAGGTCGTTTGCGGGGGTGTTTTTGGCCACTTTGCATATGTTTGTATCGAGGACGTCGTGCAGCGTTTTCTCGCCACGGTCGGCGGCTTGCCTGCAACCTTTGGCGGAGACGATGCCGACCACCCGCCCGTCCTGCCGAACGAAAATCGAAGAGATGCCGGCAGCCTGCATCTTGCGCAGGGACGCTTTCGGGCCGTCTGTCTTCAGATACGCCATGGTCTCGAATTTCTTCATAACGCTTTCGGCAGTGAGGATTTTGGACATGTCGACGTCTTCGACGAATCTGGCGACGTAGTCGTTGGCAGGGTTGGTGAGAATCTCTTCGGCCGTTCCCTGCTGAACTATCGCGCCGTCCTTCATCAGCACGATCCGGTCGCCGAGCTTAATTGCCTCATCGAGGTCATGGCTGATGAAAACGATGGTCTTATTCACCTTATCCTGAAGATCTAGCAACTCGTCCTGCATGTCCCGGCGAATCAGGGGGTCAAGGGCACTGAAGGCCTCGTCCATCAGCATGATGTCGGCATC from Desulfobacteraceae bacterium includes:
- a CDS encoding glycine betaine/L-proline ABC transporter ATP-binding protein, with the protein product MDKIVIKDLYKIFGPRPEEALQMVKEGRSKEEIMEKTRHGVGVVNVNFTVNAGEILVVMGLSGSGKSTLVRCINRLIEPTAGKVYVNGEDVTALNSAGLRKFRQKHFGMVFQNFALFPHRTVVANVEYGLEVQGVAANVRRDAAMLAIEQVGLKGWEDSMPDQLSGGMQQRVGLARALALDADIMLMDEAFSALDPLIRRDMQDELLDLQDKVNKTIVFISHDLDEAIKLGDRIVLMKDGAIVQQGTAEEILTNPANDYVARFVEDVDMSKILTAESVMKKFETMAYLKTDGPKASLRKMQAAGISSIFVRQDGRVVGIVSAKGCRQAADRGEKTLHDVLDTNICKVAKNTPANDLFALLANNPYPLAVVNEKDHLVGVIVAGSLLAKLAEAGQVENSGGNETLPVAQQQT